One stretch of Paenibacillus sp. AN1007 DNA includes these proteins:
- a CDS encoding MraY family glycosyltransferase codes for MVAIFIIGFLVSMGLALALTPLVKKFAIRIGAMDTPNARKVHTRIMPRLGGLGIFLAFVITVAALLPFVSAWFTTRDMSFVSAFLVGGSIIVLIGALDDRFELSAKVKLLGQIVAASVVVFGFNIRVDFVNIPFQDAYSSLETWVSIPLTILWIVGVTNAINLIDGLDGLAAGVSGIAIGTIAVMSFLMGNTMIALMCLVLLGSIIGFLFFNFHPAKIFMGDTGSLFLGFSLAMLSMLGFKQIAVVSFITPLIIIGVPLSDTLFAIIRRAVQRKPIFSPDKGHLHHCLRELGFSHRQTVLIIYGIAAFFGVLAIIQSSAAMFEANWVTFVVICIMMFFLQVGAEVIGLVSKTRKPVINFLMRMRVKLNPQTRSKS; via the coding sequence ATGGTAGCGATCTTTATCATTGGATTTCTCGTGTCAATGGGACTTGCTTTAGCTCTGACACCACTTGTTAAAAAGTTCGCAATCCGCATCGGTGCTATGGATACACCGAATGCGCGTAAAGTGCATACCCGAATTATGCCGCGTCTTGGCGGATTGGGTATATTCCTTGCCTTTGTTATTACGGTTGCGGCACTGCTGCCGTTTGTCTCTGCCTGGTTCACAACGCGGGATATGAGTTTTGTCAGTGCATTTCTGGTCGGAGGCTCCATCATTGTACTGATTGGTGCTTTGGATGACCGTTTTGAACTGTCTGCGAAGGTGAAACTGCTCGGACAGATCGTGGCTGCATCTGTAGTTGTGTTTGGATTCAACATCCGTGTAGACTTTGTCAACATTCCGTTTCAGGATGCGTACTCTTCACTCGAAACATGGGTATCCATCCCGCTGACGATTTTATGGATTGTTGGTGTAACGAATGCGATCAATCTCATTGACGGACTGGATGGTCTGGCTGCCGGTGTGTCCGGTATTGCCATTGGTACCATTGCGGTGATGTCATTCCTGATGGGCAATACGATGATTGCTCTGATGTGTCTGGTGCTGCTCGGCAGCATTATCGGATTCCTGTTCTTTAACTTCCATCCGGCGAAAATATTTATGGGGGATACCGGTTCGTTATTCCTTGGTTTCTCGCTGGCGATGCTCTCGATGCTCGGATTCAAACAAATTGCAGTCGTGTCCTTCATTACACCGCTGATCATTATTGGTGTACCGCTCTCGGATACGCTGTTCGCCATTATCCGTCGTGCAGTGCAGCGGAAGCCGATTTTCTCACCGGATAAAGGTCACCTGCATCACTGCCTGCGTGAACTTGGATTCAGTCACCGTCAGACTGTACTGATCATCTACGGTATTGCCGCATTCTTCGGTGTGCTGGCCATTATCCAGTCTTCGGCAGCCATGTTTGAAGCCAATTGGGTAACCTTTGTCGTCATCTGTATTATGATGTTCTTCCTGCAGGTTGGTGCGGAGGTCATCGGACTTGTAAGCAAAACCAGAAAACCGGTGATCAACTTCCTGATGCGTATGCGCGTGAAGCTGAACCCGCAGACCCGCTCGAAATCTTAA